One Bacteriovorax sp. PP10 DNA segment encodes these proteins:
- a CDS encoding 4-hydroxy-tetrahydrodipicolinate reductase produces MKIALLGKGKTGGKVLELLVEGKIPHTIFDSKNQPTLENLKGHDVVISFLSGDVFKEYMPLLLDSTLPVVTGSTGMEWPLDFDKKLKEKNAKWIYATNFSLGMNIVHQMILIMKEADSIIKGVTYSMNEIHHTKKLDAPSGTALSWKKWLDHEVDITSERIGDVIGIHELKLSTPTEEITLKHEAKDRKIFAEGALFAANKITTLNPGLHQFQDVVQKELLKGRN; encoded by the coding sequence ATGAAAATAGCACTATTAGGTAAAGGAAAGACCGGCGGAAAAGTTTTAGAGCTTCTAGTTGAAGGGAAGATTCCCCATACTATTTTTGATTCTAAAAACCAACCAACCCTTGAAAATTTGAAAGGACATGACGTTGTCATCTCTTTTTTATCAGGTGATGTTTTCAAAGAATACATGCCACTTCTACTCGACTCTACTCTCCCTGTTGTGACAGGAAGTACAGGAATGGAATGGCCTTTAGATTTCGATAAAAAACTAAAAGAAAAAAACGCCAAGTGGATCTATGCGACGAATTTTAGTCTTGGAATGAATATCGTTCACCAGATGATCCTGATTATGAAAGAAGCTGATTCAATCATTAAAGGTGTTACCTATTCAATGAACGAAATTCATCACACTAAAAAACTAGACGCTCCATCAGGGACTGCATTGTCTTGGAAAAAATGGTTAGATCACGAAGTGGATATTACTTCTGAACGAATCGGAGACGTGATAGGAATCCACGAATTAAAACTATCTACTCCAACTGAAGAAATCACATTAAAACACGAAGCAAAGGATCGTAAGATTTTCGCTGAAGGCGCTCTTTTTGCTGCTAACAAAATAACAACATTAAATCCCGGACTTCATCAATTTCAAGATGTAGTTCAAAAAGAACTTCTCAAAGGAAGAAACTAA
- the lysC gene encoding lysine-sensitive aspartokinase 3, protein MKTAYNADQLVVSKFGGTSMGDAACMLRSAEVSLKQGSKLVVVSATSGTTNDLIELATTAEKSSWEKASVIINKIKTKHEKIATDLELPESQLKIMNEMLVELESMSRGIHLLKDCSLKAMDSMQSFGERLSSILFTQAMNIVLKKSNPGSKSEWLDAREVLITDNQFGKARPETQEIARLCAKKLGAIKHENTVYVTQGFIGSTIDGMTTTLGRGGSDYSAAILAEGIKADILEIWTDVAGIATTDPRICPEARAISEISFKEASELATFGAKILHPATLMPAIRSQIPVFVGSSFGAHLGGTWVKKDVEDTPLVRAMALRKKQVLVTLSTPEMLYSHGFLFQIFKIFNDHKVSVDAITTSEISVSMTLDDSALLNKALIRDLEQQADVQVEEDLSLISLIGNNINHTPGLAKKIFDAISDINVRMICLGASKHNFCFIVDGAHGEEAIKRLHKTFIG, encoded by the coding sequence ATGAAAACAGCATACAACGCAGATCAACTTGTTGTCTCTAAATTTGGTGGAACTTCTATGGGCGATGCCGCGTGCATGCTTAGAAGCGCTGAAGTCTCACTCAAACAAGGATCTAAATTAGTTGTTGTGTCTGCAACATCAGGAACGACAAACGATTTGATCGAGCTTGCGACGACGGCAGAAAAAAGCAGTTGGGAAAAAGCATCGGTTATTATCAATAAGATCAAAACAAAACATGAAAAAATTGCAACAGATCTGGAGCTTCCAGAGTCTCAGTTAAAAATCATGAACGAAATGTTAGTGGAACTTGAATCAATGTCTCGCGGGATTCATCTTTTAAAAGACTGCTCACTAAAGGCCATGGATTCAATGCAGAGTTTTGGAGAAAGACTTTCTTCAATTCTTTTTACTCAAGCGATGAACATCGTTTTAAAAAAATCTAATCCAGGATCAAAATCAGAGTGGCTTGATGCCAGAGAAGTTTTAATTACTGATAATCAATTTGGAAAGGCCCGTCCTGAAACTCAAGAGATCGCAAGATTATGCGCTAAAAAACTAGGGGCCATCAAACACGAAAATACAGTTTATGTGACTCAAGGTTTTATCGGATCAACAATCGATGGAATGACGACAACTCTAGGTCGCGGTGGAAGTGATTACTCGGCAGCTATTTTAGCTGAAGGAATTAAAGCGGACATTTTAGAAATCTGGACTGACGTTGCTGGTATCGCCACAACTGATCCACGCATTTGTCCTGAGGCCCGCGCGATTTCTGAAATCTCTTTTAAAGAAGCTTCAGAGCTTGCAACGTTTGGTGCAAAAATTCTTCACCCAGCGACTCTTATGCCAGCTATCAGATCACAAATTCCAGTTTTTGTGGGAAGCAGTTTTGGTGCTCACTTAGGTGGAACATGGGTAAAAAAAGATGTGGAAGACACCCCCCTGGTTCGCGCTATGGCCCTTAGAAAAAAACAAGTACTCGTGACTTTATCAACTCCTGAAATGTTATATAGCCACGGATTTTTATTTCAGATTTTTAAAATCTTTAACGACCACAAAGTCAGCGTTGATGCGATCACGACAAGTGAGATTTCAGTTTCAATGACGTTAGATGATTCAGCTCTTTTAAATAAAGCTCTGATCCGCGATCTTGAACAGCAAGCTGACGTTCAAGTTGAAGAAGACTTATCTCTCATCTCTTTGATTGGTAACAACATCAATCACACACCAGGCCTTGCTAAAAAAATCTTTGATGCCATCAGCGACATCAACGTTCGTATGATTTGTCTTGGAGCAAGTAAACACAACTTCTGCTTTATTGTAGACGGTGCTCACGGTGAAGAAGCAATCAAGAGACTACACAAAACTTTTATTGGGTAA
- the dapA gene encoding 4-hydroxy-tetrahydrodipicolinate synthase, giving the protein MKNLNNYPLWTAIVTPMNADSSVDYPTFEKILREQEAADVAVVILGSTGEALNLTKEECKKVLEFGLSLNLKVPVMTGIGGFGQKDVLEYVTYLNSLKGLDAYLVVTPLYAKPGEFGQTEWFKTILDLANRPCMLYNVPGRTGVKMNFNAIKNLSNHKNFWAIKEASGSVEDFKKYGEMAPNARMYSGDDGMVPDFQPHRCVGLVSVASNAWPVETRAYVTKTLEGKLSKAEAELWAKSCDTLFIAANPVPVKNLMHAQGKLKTNVLRAPLDHRDLADNTPVLEADKKIKQWHKENL; this is encoded by the coding sequence ATGAAAAACCTGAACAACTATCCACTATGGACTGCGATCGTTACACCAATGAATGCTGATTCATCTGTCGACTACCCGACGTTTGAAAAGATTTTAAGAGAACAAGAAGCTGCTGACGTTGCTGTTGTTATTTTAGGTTCAACTGGTGAAGCATTAAACTTAACAAAAGAAGAATGCAAAAAAGTTTTAGAATTCGGATTATCACTTAATTTAAAAGTTCCGGTTATGACTGGGATTGGTGGATTCGGACAAAAAGACGTTCTTGAATACGTGACTTATTTAAACTCACTAAAAGGTTTAGACGCTTATTTAGTCGTGACACCGTTATATGCAAAGCCAGGTGAATTCGGACAAACTGAATGGTTTAAAACTATTTTAGATTTAGCAAACAGGCCTTGTATGCTTTACAACGTTCCAGGAAGAACTGGCGTAAAAATGAATTTCAATGCCATTAAAAATCTTTCAAACCACAAAAACTTTTGGGCAATTAAAGAAGCAAGTGGATCGGTAGAAGATTTCAAGAAATACGGGGAAATGGCACCTAACGCTCGCATGTATAGTGGTGATGACGGAATGGTTCCTGACTTTCAACCACACAGATGTGTTGGATTAGTTTCAGTAGCATCGAATGCATGGCCGGTTGAAACTCGTGCCTATGTGACAAAAACGCTTGAAGGAAAATTATCAAAAGCTGAAGCTGAGTTATGGGCAAAGTCTTGCGATACTCTTTTTATCGCAGCTAACCCAGTGCCTGTAAAAAACCTGATGCACGCTCAAGGTAAATTAAAAACAAACGTGCTTCGTGCACCTCTGGATCATAGAGACCTGGCCGACAATACACCGGTATTAGAAGCAGATAAAAAAATTAAACAATGGCATAAGGAGAATTTATAA
- a CDS encoding LysE family transporter: MITPIIFLWAYLLGVASTLPLGPSGMCIVSAFALKGSRKGHTALLGLLSAELLYMGLALVLRWIGVLALSHSVEVFFTLIFSLFLIIFGLTTFKNSKKEDIEFPSKFLNVFAISAMNPTILIFYLGLIITIEKSFGPNLSSGLLIGLGSVFLMGAMSTLIGLGEIARRKGDFIKNNMVKIKVVLGPLFIILGIGSAIYSL; encoded by the coding sequence ATGATAACTCCAATCATCTTTTTATGGGCCTACCTTTTAGGTGTGGCCTCGACTCTACCTTTAGGCCCGAGTGGAATGTGCATCGTCAGCGCATTTGCACTTAAGGGGTCTAGAAAAGGTCATACAGCACTTTTGGGTCTGCTTTCGGCAGAACTTCTTTATATGGGGTTAGCACTTGTTCTAAGATGGATCGGAGTGCTGGCCCTTTCTCATTCAGTGGAAGTTTTCTTCACGCTGATTTTTTCTCTCTTTTTAATTATTTTCGGATTAACAACTTTTAAGAATTCAAAAAAAGAAGATATTGAATTCCCTTCGAAGTTTTTAAACGTCTTCGCTATTTCAGCAATGAATCCTACGATCCTTATTTTCTATCTTGGACTTATTATCACCATTGAAAAAAGCTTTGGGCCGAATTTAAGTTCAGGTCTGTTAATTGGATTAGGTTCAGTATTTCTGATGGGAGCGATGAGCACCCTGATTGGACTTGGAGAGATCGCTAGAAGAAAAGGCGATTTTATTAAAAACAATATGGTTAAGATCAAGGTTGTTCTTGGACCGCTATTTATAATTTTAGGAATTGGCTCTGCCATTTATTCACTATAA
- a CDS encoding acyl-CoA desaturase, which translates to MKPESFETNLEVGMDIAHVTQKKVAKLDWVNTIFLTSTPIAAIALSWLFFKNNGLVWSQVALAVIFYFVTGMSITGGYHRLLSHRAYKANNFVKLVYLLFGAATFQNSALKWCSDHRIHHNHVDGEKDPYNINKGFWYAHIGWIFYQEKIVDQKFPKDLTNDKLVMWQHKYYWILCVVMGFGLPTLIGYFLGSALGGFALAGLARVVFVHHCTFFINSLCHIVGTRPYTDTNTARDSAVMAVFSYGEGYHNYHHYFPTDYRNGIRWFHFDPTKWLIKTLSYVGFTNDLKMVPEKLINQAKLEMRLKNCTSNFTALGK; encoded by the coding sequence ATGAAGCCAGAAAGCTTTGAAACAAATTTAGAAGTGGGCATGGATATAGCTCACGTGACTCAAAAGAAAGTTGCGAAACTTGATTGGGTTAACACTATCTTTTTAACTTCTACTCCAATTGCAGCAATTGCACTAAGCTGGTTGTTTTTCAAAAACAACGGTCTAGTATGGTCGCAAGTTGCATTGGCCGTCATATTTTACTTCGTGACAGGAATGTCGATCACAGGTGGATACCACCGTCTGTTGTCACATAGAGCATATAAAGCAAATAATTTTGTTAAGCTTGTGTACCTTCTTTTTGGTGCAGCGACTTTCCAAAACTCAGCTTTAAAATGGTGTTCTGACCACCGTATTCACCACAACCATGTTGATGGTGAGAAAGACCCGTACAACATCAATAAAGGCTTCTGGTACGCTCACATTGGATGGATTTTCTATCAAGAGAAGATCGTTGACCAAAAGTTCCCGAAAGACTTAACAAACGATAAATTAGTTATGTGGCAACACAAGTACTACTGGATCCTTTGTGTAGTGATGGGATTTGGTCTTCCAACTCTTATTGGTTACTTCCTGGGATCAGCACTTGGTGGATTCGCATTAGCAGGACTTGCTCGTGTAGTATTCGTTCACCACTGTACATTCTTTATCAATTCTCTTTGTCACATTGTCGGGACTCGTCCTTACACTGATACAAACACTGCAAGAGACTCAGCTGTGATGGCCGTATTCTCTTACGGAGAAGGTTACCATAACTACCACCACTACTTCCCAACTGATTATAGAAATGGGATCAGATGGTTTCACTTCGATCCAACGAAGTGGTTAATCAAGACTCTTTCATACGTTGGTTTTACTAATGATTTGAAAATGGTTCCTGAGAAATTGATCAATCAGGCGAAGCTTGAAATGCGACTGAAAAATTGCACAAGCAATTTTACTGCGCTTGGAAAATAA
- a CDS encoding TetR/AcrR family transcriptional regulator: MLELSKKEQVYFKICDSVLFYELFKGHLNWSLSDISKHSGVTRSLIYYYMGKEKEQILQEAVRFMLELFFNTNHEKSLGVEERMVMVLTQTRQMPHIFLYYSSERIKDSEYGKIIRDAEEGLFAYMEKELHVDRKTVLKLFLMELGACAFQLEPEKAYEFFKLK, encoded by the coding sequence ATGTTGGAATTATCAAAAAAAGAACAAGTTTATTTTAAGATATGTGACAGCGTCCTTTTCTATGAACTTTTTAAAGGTCATTTGAATTGGTCGCTTTCAGATATTTCAAAGCACAGTGGTGTCACTCGTTCGCTTATTTACTATTACATGGGTAAAGAAAAAGAGCAGATCCTTCAGGAAGCTGTTCGTTTTATGCTAGAGCTTTTTTTCAACACTAATCACGAAAAAAGCTTGGGTGTTGAAGAGCGCATGGTGATGGTTCTCACTCAAACCAGACAAATGCCTCATATCTTTTTGTATTACTCTAGTGAACGTATCAAAGATTCTGAGTACGGGAAAATTATCAGAGATGCTGAAGAAGGTCTGTTTGCTTATATGGAAAAAGAGCTTCATGTAGATCGTAAAACAGTTTTAAAACTGTTTTTGATGGAGCTTGGTGCTTGTGCCTTTCAACTTGAGCCAGAGAAGGCCTATGAGTTCTTTAAGCTGAAATAG
- a CDS encoding TIGR02147 family protein, which produces MPNHFSEIIQQEFNARLKRNPLGYSLRAFARDLDISPATLSLILQKKAGLSQKKAASVSQKLQLPPDENDFFQDLVQSTCAKSKTERQIASAKLFRYETRYSSVEADIFHVIKDWFHLAIMELTLIKGFKPEAAWIAKRLKITEEEAQDSLERLVRLEIVEMHKGKLRPTSDYLIVLSKAPSAAAKHFQTQVLQKITRSFDEVERSSRDIASVMIRMRASEMESVVKTLKDARRDIASRVQTGDGHDSVFCLTTSFFRLDSPEATNQ; this is translated from the coding sequence ATGCCCAATCATTTTTCTGAAATTATCCAACAGGAGTTCAATGCTCGCTTAAAGCGTAACCCCTTAGGTTATTCGTTGCGCGCATTTGCCAGAGACTTGGATATTTCACCTGCAACTCTTTCTTTAATTCTGCAAAAGAAAGCAGGTCTTTCTCAAAAAAAGGCAGCTTCAGTTTCACAAAAACTTCAACTGCCTCCAGATGAAAATGACTTCTTCCAGGATCTCGTTCAGTCAACATGTGCAAAAAGTAAAACTGAAAGACAAATCGCTAGCGCAAAATTATTTCGATACGAGACAAGATACAGCAGTGTCGAAGCAGATATTTTTCATGTGATCAAAGACTGGTTTCATCTTGCAATAATGGAGCTTACTCTTATCAAGGGTTTTAAACCTGAAGCTGCATGGATTGCTAAAAGACTAAAGATTACTGAAGAAGAAGCTCAGGATAGTTTAGAGAGATTAGTACGCTTAGAAATTGTAGAGATGCATAAAGGCAAACTTCGTCCGACGAGTGATTATCTGATCGTTCTCTCAAAGGCCCCTTCGGCCGCTGCAAAACATTTTCAAACTCAGGTCCTGCAAAAAATCACGCGCTCATTTGATGAAGTCGAAAGATCGTCGAGAGATATTGCTTCTGTTATGATTAGAATGCGGGCCTCGGAAATGGAATCTGTGGTAAAAACGCTTAAGGACGCCAGAAGGGATATAGCTTCCCGTGTACAAACTGGAGACGGGCATGACAGTGTTTTTTGCCTGACAACTTCATTCTTTCGCCTGGACTCTCCTGAAGCTACCAACCAGTAA
- a CDS encoding lysozyme inhibitor LprI family protein produces the protein MRKTLIVAGILILSTNIQAEVIKDTAKCDGTTVQMNDCLSEKIKAADKKLNDEYNKIMDTLKDKKQLNLLRQSQKAWLTHMTKEIEFTSLYFSGGTFGSIRAGNLKLDFLEKRARDLAELTKL, from the coding sequence TTGAGAAAGACATTGATCGTTGCGGGTATTCTAATCCTTTCAACAAACATTCAAGCAGAAGTTATAAAGGACACTGCCAAGTGCGATGGAACAACTGTGCAAATGAATGATTGCTTAAGCGAGAAAATCAAAGCTGCGGATAAAAAGCTTAACGATGAATACAACAAAATTATGGATACCCTTAAAGATAAAAAACAACTCAATCTTTTAAGACAGTCACAAAAGGCCTGGCTTACTCATATGACGAAAGAAATCGAATTCACGAGTTTGTATTTTAGCGGTGGAACTTTTGGTTCTATTCGTGCTGGAAATTTGAAGTTGGATTTCTTAGAGAAGAGAGCTCGCGACTTAGCAGAATTAACTAAATTGTAG
- a CDS encoding 2,3,4,5-tetrahydropyridine-2,6-dicarboxylate N-succinyltransferase codes for MVAVTEWEKTLNELEAGRVRSANFIDGQWVANTAIKQQILEAFKAGILKEENGFVDKHNLMPQNFRLEHGVRVVPGGTSVRRGAHVAKGVIIMPPSYINVGAFVDEGTMVDSHVLVGSCAQIGKRVHLSAAVQIGGVLEPIGAAPVVIEDEAFIGAGAVIVEGIIVKRRAVIAPGVILSKGIPVYDIVNGRMLDKGEPIPENAVVVPGNRPVKSDNAYATQLGLTLQCAIIVKYRDEKSETSLVLEDFLR; via the coding sequence ATGGTTGCAGTTACAGAATGGGAAAAAACATTAAATGAACTTGAAGCAGGAAGAGTTCGCTCTGCTAACTTCATCGACGGACAATGGGTTGCCAATACGGCCATCAAACAACAAATCCTTGAAGCTTTCAAAGCTGGTATCTTAAAAGAAGAAAACGGCTTCGTTGATAAACACAACTTGATGCCACAAAATTTTAGACTTGAACACGGAGTTCGCGTCGTTCCTGGTGGAACATCAGTTCGCCGTGGAGCTCACGTCGCTAAAGGTGTCATCATCATGCCACCAAGTTATATCAACGTTGGTGCTTTCGTAGACGAAGGAACAATGGTTGATTCACACGTTCTAGTTGGTTCATGTGCTCAAATTGGAAAACGTGTTCACTTATCTGCTGCTGTTCAAATTGGTGGAGTTCTAGAGCCAATTGGAGCTGCTCCAGTAGTTATTGAAGACGAAGCATTCATCGGTGCAGGAGCTGTTATCGTTGAAGGGATTATCGTTAAGAGAAGAGCTGTAATCGCTCCGGGTGTAATTCTTTCTAAAGGGATTCCTGTGTACGATATCGTTAATGGAAGAATGCTTGATAAAGGTGAGCCGATTCCTGAGAACGCAGTTGTTGTTCCGGGGAATAGACCGGTTAAGTCGGACAATGCTTATGCGACTCAATTGGGGTTAACTCTTCAATGTGCAATTATCGTAAAGTACCGTGATGAAAAAAGTGAAACGTCTTTAGTTTTAGAAGATTTTCTTCGCTAA
- a CDS encoding C45 family peptidase: MKGLVFTIFMSLFFITVTHARADECREVNSENGQTHSVCTIEGKDFHFLDIHGSMNDLAYYHGKFLSSYMKKGVLQAVLDRRDESLAAMSKSDRAQFQTVYSCIMGRYERSVGKGLISEFESLAQGTRDGGTYVSDKDVIEASLMIELSGYVDSLMLEMEQNKTKATMELFSRCGLKLTANAAKGALEKLSRPLRNMKMGCTGFAASNEFTQTGADIHGRNFDTGFVGVFEKYPVILRHTPTTGVPYMGMSTVGLHYSGGISGMNAAGMSISTHELRTTNYRTLYPLKLDLKPFNGKLFKRELALTGPYLANKILKEAKNIDEAVVLVKRTGNFGAWSFLITDAKTGEAASIEISGDIVRVAKRAKGSMAQTNHFLSPDTKADNFEHSINKSLESRARLALVEESLKNSKGNIDINWGVELLSGHRDYYQGLRSFGRTVSKAYTSMTHVMDVTNKEFWFSIGNTYPTNLSNFAGIKIDFKAKKDFFQLINKVEGQKDLKASMPNFISSLHEYTMAYFSYNSAKGETAIGLKETLGHLETAKSMSMLDDVQDFPTSIMISRVAIKLYADTGDVEFLNRADQELTTIYTGDFASLHTAERSQVMQDIGIVYFFKGQRELSQKYFKEALRLLVPLQKQFPDHFYLQKLVSTINNYENNGLTVADVKLNHLDFATVE; encoded by the coding sequence ATGAAAGGCCTAGTATTTACCATTTTCATGTCTCTCTTTTTTATCACTGTCACTCACGCTCGCGCAGATGAATGCCGTGAAGTGAATTCTGAAAACGGACAAACTCACTCAGTTTGTACAATTGAAGGAAAGGATTTTCACTTTTTAGATATCCATGGTTCGATGAATGACCTGGCCTACTATCATGGGAAGTTTTTATCTTCTTATATGAAAAAGGGAGTTCTTCAAGCGGTGCTTGATAGAAGAGATGAATCCCTTGCAGCTATGTCTAAAAGTGACAGAGCTCAATTTCAAACGGTCTACTCATGCATTATGGGAAGATATGAAAGAAGTGTGGGCAAAGGTCTTATTTCAGAATTCGAATCCCTGGCACAGGGAACGAGAGATGGTGGAACTTATGTAAGCGATAAAGATGTTATCGAAGCTTCACTTATGATTGAGCTTTCAGGTTATGTCGATTCACTGATGCTTGAAATGGAACAAAATAAAACGAAAGCGACAATGGAATTATTTTCTCGTTGTGGATTGAAGTTAACTGCGAATGCCGCTAAAGGCGCTCTAGAAAAACTATCAAGACCACTGAGAAATATGAAAATGGGTTGCACGGGATTTGCGGCCTCAAATGAATTCACGCAAACTGGTGCAGACATCCATGGAAGAAATTTCGATACAGGATTTGTCGGAGTCTTTGAAAAATACCCGGTTATTTTAAGACATACTCCAACAACAGGTGTGCCTTATATGGGAATGTCGACAGTTGGTCTTCATTACTCTGGTGGTATCTCAGGAATGAATGCGGCCGGAATGAGTATATCAACTCATGAATTAAGAACAACGAACTACAGAACTCTTTATCCATTAAAACTTGATTTAAAACCTTTTAATGGAAAACTTTTTAAAAGAGAACTGGCCCTGACAGGCCCTTACCTTGCTAATAAAATTTTAAAAGAAGCAAAAAATATTGATGAGGCCGTGGTACTTGTAAAAAGAACGGGGAACTTCGGAGCATGGTCGTTTTTAATCACTGACGCTAAAACTGGTGAAGCGGCTTCAATTGAAATTTCAGGTGACATTGTAAGAGTTGCTAAAAGAGCAAAAGGATCAATGGCCCAGACGAATCACTTTTTATCTCCTGATACAAAAGCAGATAACTTCGAGCACTCAATTAATAAATCTCTTGAGTCACGTGCGAGATTAGCACTGGTTGAAGAGTCCTTAAAAAACAGCAAGGGAAATATCGATATCAATTGGGGAGTTGAACTCCTAAGTGGTCACAGAGACTATTACCAAGGTCTAAGATCTTTTGGGCGAACTGTTTCAAAGGCCTACACATCAATGACTCATGTGATGGATGTGACGAATAAAGAATTTTGGTTTTCGATTGGAAACACATACCCGACAAATCTTTCAAACTTTGCGGGAATCAAAATTGATTTCAAAGCAAAAAAAGATTTCTTTCAATTGATTAACAAAGTTGAAGGGCAAAAAGACTTAAAGGCGAGCATGCCAAATTTTATAAGCTCATTACATGAATACACGATGGCCTACTTTTCATACAACTCTGCAAAGGGTGAAACTGCAATTGGCCTGAAAGAAACGCTAGGGCACTTAGAAACTGCAAAATCGATGTCGATGCTTGACGATGTCCAGGACTTTCCGACATCCATTATGATTTCTCGTGTAGCGATTAAGCTTTATGCAGATACAGGTGATGTGGAATTTTTAAACAGAGCAGACCAGGAGCTCACGACTATTTATACTGGCGACTTCGCAAGTCTGCACACAGCTGAGCGCTCACAGGTTATGCAGGATATAGGAATCGTCTACTTCTTCAAAGGACAGCGTGAGCTTAGTCAAAAATACTTTAAAGAAGCACTGAGACTGCTGGTTCCGTTGCAAAAGCAGTTTCCCGATCACTTCTATTTACAGAAGTTGGTAAGCACGATTAATAATTATGAAAACAACGGTTTAACTGTGGCGGACGTAAAGCTCAACCATCTTGATTTCGCAACAGTTGAATAA
- a CDS encoding response regulator has translation MRLADKILGGTKILCVDDSLDVVEFLSTFLIKKGAEITTCISGEEAVTILMKERFDILISDLSIPAGLDGYDLVHALRKMEKENPDRKATPSIMISGDALRPSRKRRFADFQVYMPKPFDATRLVYIIERLAEADAEAVKMGSLAGWEAKQATEAALIATEVAAAATAAATDATLAALNATKSAVKATEMASKAEMDAVTASVSAPPHHS, from the coding sequence ATGAGATTGGCAGATAAAATTCTCGGTGGAACTAAAATTTTATGCGTAGATGATTCTCTTGATGTGGTGGAGTTTCTAAGTACTTTCCTGATCAAAAAAGGCGCGGAAATCACGACCTGTATCTCAGGAGAAGAAGCGGTTACAATTCTTATGAAGGAGCGCTTCGATATTTTGATTTCAGACCTCTCAATACCAGCTGGACTTGATGGCTATGATCTCGTGCATGCGCTTCGAAAAATGGAAAAAGAAAATCCAGATAGGAAGGCGACACCTTCGATAATGATATCAGGTGATGCTTTACGGCCATCTAGGAAGAGACGCTTCGCTGACTTTCAGGTGTATATGCCAAAACCTTTCGATGCAACACGCTTGGTTTACATCATTGAACGTCTCGCTGAAGCTGATGCCGAGGCGGTGAAGATGGGGTCTCTCGCTGGCTGGGAGGCAAAACAAGCAACTGAAGCCGCATTGATTGCTACAGAGGTCGCGGCGGCGGCCACCGCAGCAGCTACAGATGCAACACTTGCTGCACTCAATGCCACGAAGTCGGCAGTGAAGGCAACAGAAATGGCTTCAAAGGCCGAGATGGATGCAGTTACTGCATCTGTCAGTGCACCACCACATCATTCTTGA